The following coding sequences lie in one Arachis ipaensis cultivar K30076 chromosome B03, Araip1.1, whole genome shotgun sequence genomic window:
- the LOC110269450 gene encoding uncharacterized protein LOC110269450 has protein sequence MAKEHEEHLRIVLQILKERKLYAKLSKCEFWKEEVKFLGHVVSKGGIAVDPSKVEAVMEWERPTMVTEVRSFLGLAGYYRRFIEEFSRIALPMTKLTRKEVPFVWTSKCEESFQNLKQKLTSAPVLILPKPHESFEVYCDASLKGLDGVLM, from the coding sequence ATGGCGAAGGAGCATGAGGAACACTTGAGAATTGTGTTGCAAATCCTGAAGGAGCGAAAATTGTATGCTAAGTTGTCCAAATGCGAGTTCTGGAAAGAGGAAGTGAAGTTCTTAGGTCACGTGGTGAGCAAGGGAGGAATAGCGGTGGATCCTTCAAAAGTGGaggcggtgatggaatgggaaagaccaaCGATGGTGACGGAAGTCAGAAGTTTCTTGGGCTTAGCCGGGTATTACCGGAGATTTATTGAGGAATTTTCCCGAATTGCATTACCAATGACCAAGTTAACCCGGAAGGAGGTGCCGTTTGTGTGGACATCGAAGTGTGAAGAGAGTTTTCAAAACTTGAAACAAAAgttaacttcagcacctgtttTAATCTTACCAAAACCACACGAATCgtttgaagtgtattgtgatgcGTCACTGAAGGGTTTGGATGGCGTGTTGATGTAG
- the LOC107633031 gene encoding uncharacterized protein LOC107633031, which translates to MLEFEVGEHVFLRVTPTTGIGRAIKTKKLNLRYIGPFEIQRRFGPVAYQVALPLHLSNLHDVFHVSQLRKYTSDATHVLEPESVELRENLTFQVTPVRIDETSVKKL; encoded by the coding sequence ATGTTAGAGTTTGAAGTGGGAGAGCACGTATTCCTTAGAGTTACACCGACAACTGGAATTGGAAGAGCAATCAAAACAAAGAAGTTGAATCTGAGGTATATAGGACCGTTTGAGATTCAGAGGCGATTCGGGCCGGTGGCATATCAAGTAGCTTTGCCGCTTCActtgtctaacttgcatgacgtattccacgtgtcacaactTCGTAAATACACGTCGGATGCGACTCATGTGTTAGAGCCTGAGTCGGTCGAGTTGAGGGAGAACTTGACATTTCAAGTCACGCCGGTGCGTATTGACGAAACTAGTGTGAAGAAACTGTGA